Part of the Candidatus Auribacterota bacterium genome is shown below.
GGGGCTGGGCAGGTCTGCGGCCAGGTTATACCACTGCCTGGGAATGTCTTTTTCGCTTAGAACAATCCTCCATGTATCCATATGCAATCCTCTTTGCGATGCCGTTGCCGTTCACTGTGTGAACGCCCCCTCGCGGAGGGCGCGCGGTTCCACCCGCTGTTCACCGCATCCCCAGGTACAGTTTTATCTTCCGTATCAGGAGTTCGGGCACGGTCGGTTTGATAATGTAGTCATCCGCCCCCGTATGGAACGCCTTCGTGATATCCTCGATGTCGTCCTTGATGCTCAAGACTACGACGATCGTCTTTTTCAATACGGCCTTCTCCTTGAGCTGCGCGCACACGTCGAATCCGCTGATATCCGGGAGGATGAGGTCAAGAACGATCAGATCGGGCTTGAGGCACACCGCCTTCTCCACGCCGGTTTTCCCGGTGATGGCGATCTCAACCTTCATCCCCTCCTTATCGAGGAGATCTTTCACAATCGCTGCATCGGTGGCGCTGTCCTCAATAATCAACACTTTTTTAGGCATTGTTCCCCCTCCCCTCTCTCGCTTCACCCCTCGCCGCTGCTCACTCCTGTTCGCACGCTATTTTTTCCAGCAGCATTTCCATGGATGTAAGCTGCCCGGCTATCTTATCGAGAAGCGGCCTCCACATGGTAATCTCCTGACTGAGCGCCCCCTCCAGCCCGGACTCCAGTTCCCGCGCGATGGCCGCAATGCGCGCATACCCCAGCATGGTGGCGGATCCCCTGATCGTATGCGCCCCCTTAATAATATTCCTCAGGGCGTCTCCGCGACCAGCTTTTTCCCTGCATGCCGTTAGCCATCGCGCCATTGCCTGGAGGCGCTCTCGCGACTCCTCCTTGAATTGCGCTGTGTATTTCGATCGCTCAAATGCCATTGTCAGCCATAGTGCCACGTCCGCACATTATAATACAACATTCCGAAAATTCGTACTTTTTTGAGCGTGCCGCACCCGGGAACTTGCCGCAGCGAGGAGCACGACCAGCAGGAGAAGGAGCACACCGACATACAGCCCTCGTCTCGACCAGACGGGATACCTGACTCATGGAGAAGGGATGGGGTGGCTGGGTAGACCAGGTTAGAACCTGTTTGATAGCCGGGAAATAGCTGTATTGAGAAGCCGCTAATTCACCACCGCCGCGTGCTTATCCATAAGGATCACATACTGGGTGGTCGGCGTGAGATCGGACAGCTTTTTCACTGGCGGTTTCTTCCCAGCCTGTATGAAAGCGGCGTAGAAGGTGATCGTCTTCCCTTTCATGGATGCGGGAATTTTGATCTTTGGGCGTATCGTCGTTATGTAGTCCTTGGTGAAGCTCTTCACCTTCCTGTAGAGCGGCGCGATCCCCTTCTCGACCTTCCCGTTCAGGTAAATCGTGTAGACCCCTGCAGGGGTGTCGGCGAGCATATAGAAGTCGAATGGCTGGGTGATATCCTCAGTCAGTCCCACATAAACCGAGAAAGTCTGGCCGGTCGTCAACGTCCCCGGGAGGACGACCAGCGGCGGGATGGGTGTGGCTGTGGGAGCCGGAGGCGTAACCGAAGGTGTCTCCGTCGGTGTCGCGGTAGGCGTCTGAGTGGGCGTGTCAGTCGGCGTTGATGTTGGCGTATCTGTCGGCGTGTTCGTTGGAGTGTTCGTTGGTGTTGGAGTTATCGTGGGCGTTTCTGTAGGTGTCTCAGTTGGTGTCGGCGTGATCGTGGGTGTATCAGTGGGCGTCTGAGTCGGCGTATCTGTGGGCGTTACTGTGGGAGTTGTGGTCGGCGTGCTGGTAGGTGTGACTGTCGGGGTATTCGTAGGAGTTGCAGTCGACGCCTGCTCAATGGAATACATGTTGTAATCAAACGACCCGATATAGAGCCTCCCGTCACTCCCGATCGCGGGAGAAGAATACAAGTAGTCCCCGGTCTTATAAGTCCATGCCCGCGCACCAGCTGAGTCCAGGGCGTAGATATTGCAGTCGTAAGAACCTACATAGACCTTCCCGTCGCTCCCGAGCGCGGGAGAGGAGGAACGTATATCGCCCGCCGTGAGATAACTCCACGCCAGCTCGCCCGTTGAATTCAGGGAGTATAAATTATTATCATAGGATCCGACATAAATCCTCCCGTCGCTCCCGAGCGCGGGGGAGGAATACACATCCTCCTTCGCGCAATAACTCCACGTAAGAGCGCCCGCCGAGCCCAGGCAGTATATGTTATTGTCGTTAGATCCGACATAAAGTTCCCCGGACCCCCCGATCGCTGGAGAGGAATCCACATAGTCCGCCGCGCGATAACTCCACGCAAGAGCGCCCGCCGAGCCCAGGCAGTATATGTTGTTATTTGCACTGTCGGACCCTATATAAATCCTCCCGTCACTCCCGATCGCGGGTGAGGAATACAGATCGCATACTCCTGCGTGATAACTCCACGACAGCCCGCCTATTGACTTTAAGCAGTATATGTTGTTATCTTGCCAGCGGGTGCCGAAGTAAATCATCCCGTCACTCCCGATCGCCGGAGAGGACAGTGTGCCGTAATATGCGCGATAGCTCCACGCCAGCCCGCCCGCTGAGCTAACGCAGTATATGTTGTTATCACCCTCAAAGACGGGGGCGGTCGTGACATGAATGTTGCCGTCAAGGCCGATCGCGGGACCCGTGCCAATCCAATTCGCCGCGAGATAACTCCAATACAGCCCGCCCGCTGAGCCAAGGCAGTATATGTTACTATCACCCCCGAAATAAAGCCTCCCGTCGCTCCCGATCACGGGAGGGGAGTACACCCCGCCCGCAGTTTTATAACTCCATGCCAGAACAGGCGCGGACGGGCCGGTGTATGACCAGCTGAGTCCTGTATGCAGCGCGTTGTTGTGGAACATCGGCCAGGGGGAGCCGGGTTGCAGCTGGCCGAATGTCAATGATGTCATCGAAACCATAACCGCCGCGCTCAATGTCATAAACAGTCTTGCTCTCATCTCTTCCTCCGTTGCCTGACAGCGGGCCATATTCCACAACAGTATACTACACATGGGGGGGGGCGGAAGGCAACGAATTATTTTGTTTCGCGAGAAGCTGGGGTGGATGAGGGGATTTGAACCCCCGGCCCCCTGGGCCACAGCCAGGTGCTCTAACCAGACTGAGCTACATCCACCGTCACTACGGCAACTACCGTTTCTGGTCTCTAGTTATTAGAATAATGAGGAGGTTAGGGACAGTATAATACAGCTTCAAGGCGAATTCCAGCGCCTTTTTGCTTTCTAAAACCTCTCCCAGTGGAGCACCTCTTTGAGCGGTCTCTTTGGAGGCGCCGGGGGATCTTCCTTGCCATACCCGATCGCGATGAGCGAGATGAGACGATACCCCGCTGGAACGCCCAGCAGCTCCGAGACGGCCCCGGCGTACGGCTTTTTATCGCCTGCGACCCAGCAGTGGCCCAGGCCGTGCGCGCGCGCCGCGATGATTATGTTCTCGGTGGCCGCGCAACCATCCTCGAGCCAGTACTTCGTATCAGCACAGAAGACGGCGACGCACACAGGGGCGTCAGCGATATAAGGCCCCGTCGTCGCGAGCTGCGCGAGCGCGACACGGGTATCTGGATTTGTGACCACGACGAATTCCCATGGCTGAACATTCCGGGCCGTGGGGGCGAGCCTTCCGGCGTCAACGATCTTTTCTATTATCTTCACCGGTACCGGCGTGGCCGTGAAGGATCTGACGCTCCTCCGCTTCATGATTGCGTCCATTGCATCCATATCACCCTCCTGGTCTCTCCCCGAGCATTATATTTCCATGACCCGGCCCGCACAAGATAAAACGACGCCCTCAAACGGCATATAAATGTAGGGGTCGGATTTATCCGACCCGCGCGACGGGCTTGATAAAACT
Proteins encoded:
- a CDS encoding Hpt domain-containing protein; translated protein: MAFERSKYTAQFKEESRERLQAMARWLTACREKAGRGDALRNIIKGAHTIRGSATMLGYARIAAIARELESGLEGALSQEITMWRPLLDKIAGQLTSMEMLLEKIACEQE
- a CDS encoding nitroreductase family protein yields the protein MDAMDAIMKRRSVRSFTATPVPVKIIEKIVDAGRLAPTARNVQPWEFVVVTNPDTRVALAQLATTGPYIADAPVCVAVFCADTKYWLEDGCAATENIIIAARAHGLGHCWVAGDKKPYAGAVSELLGVPAGYRLISLIAIGYGKEDPPAPPKRPLKEVLHWERF
- a CDS encoding PQQ-binding-like beta-propeller repeat protein, whose translation is MRARLFMTLSAAVMVSMTSLTFGQLQPGSPWPMFHNNALHTGLSWSYTGPSAPVLAWSYKTAGGVYSPPVIGSDGRLYFGGDSNIYCLGSAGGLYWSYLAANWIGTGPAIGLDGNIHVTTAPVFEGDNNIYCVSSAGGLAWSYRAYYGTLSSPAIGSDGMIYFGTRWQDNNIYCLKSIGGLSWSYHAGVCDLYSSPAIGSDGRIYIGSDSANNNIYCLGSAGALAWSYRAADYVDSSPAIGGSGELYVGSNDNNIYCLGSAGALTWSYCAKEDVYSSPALGSDGRIYVGSYDNNLYSLNSTGELAWSYLTAGDIRSSSPALGSDGKVYVGSYDCNIYALDSAGARAWTYKTGDYLYSSPAIGSDGRLYIGSFDYNMYSIEQASTATPTNTPTVTPTSTPTTTPTVTPTDTPTQTPTDTPTITPTPTETPTETPTITPTPTNTPTNTPTDTPTSTPTDTPTQTPTATPTETPSVTPPAPTATPIPPLVVLPGTLTTGQTFSVYVGLTEDITQPFDFYMLADTPAGVYTIYLNGKVEKGIAPLYRKVKSFTKDYITTIRPKIKIPASMKGKTITFYAAFIQAGKKPPVKKLSDLTPTTQYVILMDKHAAVVN
- a CDS encoding response regulator; translation: MPKKVLIIEDSATDAAIVKDLLDKEGMKVEIAITGKTGVEKAVCLKPDLIVLDLILPDISGFDVCAQLKEKAVLKKTIVVVLSIKDDIEDITKAFHTGADDYIIKPTVPELLIRKIKLYLGMR